The Denticeps clupeoides chromosome 5, fDenClu1.1, whole genome shotgun sequence genome includes a region encoding these proteins:
- the LOC114790476 gene encoding mitochondrial folate transporter/carrier-like isoform X2: MRPKYSGMVHCMRSIWQQEGLRGLYQGVTPNVWGAGASWGLYFFFYNAIKAYTREGRQSELTATEHLLSAAEAGAMTLCFTNPIWVTKTRMVLQYNTDPSRRQYKGMLDALVKIYRHEGIPGLYRGFVPGLFGTSHGALQFMAYEELKRDYNKYRKKPSEAQLNPLEYITMAALSKIFAVATTYPYQVVRARLQDQHNNYSGVVDVVRRTWRNEGAHGFYKGMVPNLIRVTPACCITFVVYEKMSHFLIAGQK, translated from the exons ATGAGACCCAAGTACAGTGGCATGGTGCACTGCATGAGGAGCATCTGGCAGCAGGAAGGCCTGCGGGGCCTTTACCAAGGCGTCACACCCAACGTCTGGGGAGCAGGAGCATCATGGGGCTTGTACTTTTTCTT CTACAATGCGATCAAGGCTTACACCAGGGAGGGCCGTCAGTCCGAACTTACTGCTACTGAGCACTTGCTGTCTGCGGCAGAAGCAG GTGCAATGACGCTTTGTTTCACAAACCCGATTTGGGTGACCAAGACCCGAATGGTACTGCAGTACAACACTGATCCATCCAGGAGGCAGTATAAGGGCATGCTTGATGCACTGGTCAAGATCTACCGCCATGAAGGAATACCAGGATTGTACAGA GGATTTGTCCCCGGCTTGTTCGGCACATCCCACGGAGCCCTGCAGTTTATGGCCTATGAGGAGCTGAAGAGAGATTATAACAAATACAGGAAGAAGCCATCTGAAGCTCAACTG AATCCTCTGGAATACATCACTATGGCAGCGCTGTCCAAAATATTTGCTGTGGCCACAACGTACCCCTACCAAGTGGTTCGCGCGCGCTTACAAGACCAGCACAACAACTACAGCGGGGTGGTTGATGTGGTCAGGAGAACGTGGAG aaaTGAAGGCGCGCATGGTTTCTACAAAGGCATGGTGCCCAACTTAATCCGCGTGACCCCTGCGTGCTGCATCACGTTTGTGGTGTATGAGAAGATGTCACATTTCCTGATTGCTGGGCAAAAGTAA